From a region of the Salvelinus alpinus chromosome 2, SLU_Salpinus.1, whole genome shotgun sequence genome:
- the LOC139564027 gene encoding mucin-3B-like, with protein MEGEKILPDSSCTQTITGTELLKRSGPTFPAVVKVTCYYTVWKSHTSPLSDPVSVTVQDPKPDITINFDGYFNIICLIRGSVSPDTTCNLYVGEESQPSFTEKIKKRKTTSASIQRFCQFFQNNSDLISRPQSVRRKEVSCDYRVSSGPNSLSPRSDGKSFAHLVGVHISDPTTIQTPYIAVGLTPGPRSTLPPSTTVSPTEDTTVTPTTSLTSPLTPSTAVNPLSGSTVCCTLTTDTPASPTKRSKLHRQ; from the exons ATGGAGGGGGAGAAGATTCTTCCAGACTCATCCTGTACTCAGACAATAACAGGAACTGAGCTGCTCAAGAGGTCTGGTCCAACATTTCCAGCTGTGGTCAAAGTGACATGTTACTACACTGTATGGAAGTCTCACACATCTCCTTTAAGTGACCCTGTCTCAGTCACTGTTCAGG ATCCAAAACCAGACATTACAATCAATTTTGATGGGTACTTCAACATCATCTGTTTGATTCGTGGATCCGTCAGTCCTGACACCACCTGTAACCTGTATGTTGGAGAGGAGAGTCAGCCATCCTTCACAGAAAAGATCAAGAAGAGAAAAACCACCTCAGCATCCATACAGCGGTTCTGTCAATTCTTTCAAAACAATAGTGATCTGATCAGTCGTCCACAGTCAGTGAGGCGTAAGGAGGTGAGCTGTGACTACAGAGTGAGCTCAGgaccaaactctctctctccacgcagTGATGGGAAAAGCTTTGCAC ATCTGGTGGGAGTTCACATCAGCGATCCAACAACTATACAGACACCTTATATAGCAG TGGGTTTGACTCCAGGTCCTAGATCTACTTTGCCTCCCAGCACGACAGTGAGTCCTACAGAAG ACACCACAGTGACACCAACTACCA GTTTGACCTCCCCTTTGACCCCTAGCACGGCTGTGAATCCTTTATCAG GGTCGACTGTTTGCTGTACTTTGACCACTGACACCCCAGCGAGTCCAACAAA GAGGTCAAAGCTCCACAGACAGTGA